Part of the Salinimonas lutimaris genome, TTCAATGGTGAAATATTGCGCGTGCTCGCAGTGGAAGGACGCATTGCTAATACTGAGCTAGCTGATCGGGTAGGCTTGTCTGCTTCGGCGTGCCTGCGCCGGGTACAGGAACTCGAACGCCAGGGCGTAATAAAGGGTTATCGAGCGGTGCTGGATCATCGTCAGCTTGGCGGGGGCTTTGTGGCGTATGTCAGTGTGGGGCTGGGAGAGCATTCAACTCGTTCTCAGCACGGTTTTGAAAAGGCCATATCAAGTAGTCCGGAGGTTCGCGAGTGTCATAATGTGACCGGCAATTTTGAATATTTGCTACGCGTGGAAACGGCAGATATACAGGCTTTCAAGCGGTTTCATGCGGATGTGCTGGGCGCTATAGAACAAGTGCGCACGATTACTACCCATGTGGTGATGGGCTCACCCAAAGATGAGCGAGCCTGATATGCTTTAACGGCTACTTAAGATGCTGCTGTGTGAACTGCACAACCTGATTGACGTACTTGTCTGTATCAAACACCGGATCGCCGTGACGGGCGCCTTTTACCAGCTCGACAGAGTAAGGTACGCCAGCCTGTTTGAGTGTATCTGCCATCAGTGTGCTTTGGCTGTCCGGGACTACCCCATCGTCGGTGCCATGAAAAATCATGAAAGGGGGAGTTTGCGCATCAACATAGGTGGTGGCTGACGCTTCTTTGGCCAAAGCTTCATTCTGGCGCGGGGATACACCCAAAAAGCGCGCTTCTGCTGCATCCGGCGCATCATGGTCCACGTCGCCGCTATTACCCTTCAATTCATGAAGATCGACAGGCCCATAGAAATCTACGGCACCGACAATCTTATATTGTGGCGCTGAGCTAAAAAAGGGCGCCTTGTCATTGTTTGCCGTTGCGATAACAGAAGCCAGGTGACCGCCGGCAGAGCCGCCCATCACGATGACCTGATCTGCCTGCAGATTGAGTTCCTGTTGATTGGCAACAAGGTAATTGATTGAGTCGTTGACATCCTCGATGGCGGCCGGATATTTCGCCTGTCCACTTAGACGGTAGTCGACGGCTGCTACAGCGTATCCTTTTTGAAGAAGGGAGCGAACCAGATTTCCATTTCTCTGCATGGTTTCGTCCTTACTGCCACGCATCCAGGCGCCGCCGTGAACCCAAACCACAAGTTTAGCCGGCTGCTGTTTTGCATCAGGCAAAAATAAATCCAGCTGAAGGTTCGCGGAGTCTGTTTCTTTGTAGGTTCTGGTAACCGGTATCGTCATATTCGCTGCCTGTATTGCCATGGCCGCATCGACTGGTGGTTGGGTCGCCACAGTCTGCGTCTGGCAGCCAGTGACAAATAATGCGACCACGGAGGCGATGAGAGCTTTTTTCATAATGAGTATTGACCTTATTGATAATCCTACATGTCTTTACAGCGCACGTTAGCATTCGGTTTACGTACAAAACTAACAGGCTGTATTCTGTGCAGTAATTGGTCAGACGGTCTCCGCGCTCATCACCGCTGTCCATACCCTGTGTTCAGTCTATGGCTTCGTACGGCAGGCCAACATATTGCCTTGCGATAACTTTCTGCCCTTCTTCATGAGACAGATAAAAGTCCAGTTCAGATTGCATAAACCGGTCAAATGTCAGTTTTTCCATTCCGTTTACCTGAGTTTGATCAAAGTCATGCAGCATGTTACTCATCCACCAGGAGAAACGCTCAGCGTGCCAAACCCGGCGCAGTGCTATTTCAGAATAACGATAGGGCGCGTCCTTGTCCTGGCGGTTATAGTGCCTATCAAGCAACTGGTACAGGGTTGATACATCAGAAGCAGCCAGATTCAGCCCCTTGGCACCAGTTGGCGGCACGATATGCGCAGCATCTCCAACCAAAAATAACTTGCCGTACTGCATGGGTTCACACACAAATGAGCGTAGCGGGGCAATACTTTTTTCAATACTCGGGCCGGTCACCAGCTGCTGCGCTAAATCTTCAGGTAAGCGTTTTTTCAGTTCATCCCAAAAGGCATCATCCGACCAGTTTTTCACGTCATCTGTAACCGGCACCTGTAAATAATAGCGTGAACGGGTATCAGAGCGCATACTGGCCAGCGCAAAGCCACGGTGGGTTTTACAGTAAATCAGTTCATCCGCTACGGGTGGTGTGTCACTAAGTAAACCAAGCCAGCCAAAGGGATAAACCCGCTCATGCTCTGTGCGTTTGTGCTCAGGAATAGTGCGGCGCGACACTCCGTGAAATCCGTCGCAGCCGGCAACATAATCGCAGGTAATGCGATGCTGTTGTCCGTTTTGCTCAAAGGTCACCACCGGGGAAGCCTGTACGTCAGACAGTGCTACATCATGGCAAGTGTAAAATGTCGGTAAGCCTTTTTGCTCTCTGGC contains:
- a CDS encoding Lrp/AsnC family transcriptional regulator; protein product: MDIDKFNGEILRVLAVEGRIANTELADRVGLSASACLRRVQELERQGVIKGYRAVLDHRQLGGGFVAYVSVGLGEHSTRSQHGFEKAISSSPEVRECHNVTGNFEYLLRVETADIQAFKRFHADVLGAIEQVRTITTHVVMGSPKDERA
- a CDS encoding alpha/beta hydrolase codes for the protein MKKALIASVVALFVTGCQTQTVATQPPVDAAMAIQAANMTIPVTRTYKETDSANLQLDLFLPDAKQQPAKLVVWVHGGAWMRGSKDETMQRNGNLVRSLLQKGYAVAAVDYRLSGQAKYPAAIEDVNDSINYLVANQQELNLQADQVIVMGGSAGGHLASVIATANNDKAPFFSSAPQYKIVGAVDFYGPVDLHELKGNSGDVDHDAPDAAEARFLGVSPRQNEALAKEASATTYVDAQTPPFMIFHGTDDGVVPDSQSTLMADTLKQAGVPYSVELVKGARHGDPVFDTDKYVNQVVQFTQQHLK
- the pobA gene encoding 4-hydroxybenzoate 3-monooxygenase translates to MTTQTHHTQVAIIGAGPSGLLLGHLLDQAGISNIIVERADRDYVLARIRAGILEQGFVDLVKQAGVHHRMEKEGKVHHGFDIALYGQRTRIDLTRLTDGQSVMCYGQTEITRDMTEAREQKGLPTFYTCHDVALSDVQASPVVTFEQNGQQHRITCDYVAGCDGFHGVSRRTIPEHKRTEHERVYPFGWLGLLSDTPPVADELIYCKTHRGFALASMRSDTRSRYYLQVPVTDDVKNWSDDAFWDELKKRLPEDLAQQLVTGPSIEKSIAPLRSFVCEPMQYGKLFLVGDAAHIVPPTGAKGLNLAASDVSTLYQLLDRHYNRQDKDAPYRYSEIALRRVWHAERFSWWMSNMLHDFDQTQVNGMEKLTFDRFMQSELDFYLSHEEGQKVIARQYVGLPYEAID